From one Acidobacteriota bacterium genomic stretch:
- the trpB gene encoding tryptophan synthase subunit beta has protein sequence MGGVTSALVNPAGPVRSAVGRFGIYGGRYVPETLMAALEELEAAYNEAKNDAAFQAELADLLHNYCGRPTPLYYAKRLSETLGGAKIYLKREDLVHTGAHKINNALGQGLLAKRMGKQRIIAETGAGQHGVATATVCALLGMECVVYMGEEDMRRQELNVYRMRLLGAEVRGVSAGSATLKDAISEAMRDWVTNVRTTFYILGSALGAHPYPTMVRDFHRVIGIEAKRQIMEQEGKLPTAIVACVGGGSNAIGAFYEFLSDANVQLIGVEAGGRGTAIGEHAARFAKIGGGVPGVLQGTYSYVLQDDAGQIALTHSVSAGLDYASVGPEHAMLHDSGRATYTSATDDEALKAVVTLARTEGILPALESAHAVAEAIKLAPTMKKDDVLMVNLSGRGDKDMGILSKELDVRGAGS, from the coding sequence ATGGGCGGAGTGACGTCAGCATTGGTGAATCCAGCGGGGCCGGTTCGGTCGGCTGTGGGGCGGTTCGGTATATACGGCGGCAGGTATGTGCCGGAGACGCTGATGGCCGCGCTCGAGGAGCTTGAGGCCGCTTACAACGAGGCGAAGAACGACGCGGCGTTTCAGGCGGAGCTCGCCGACCTGCTGCACAACTACTGTGGGCGTCCGACTCCTCTGTACTACGCGAAGCGACTGAGCGAGACGCTGGGCGGCGCGAAGATCTATCTGAAGCGCGAGGATCTTGTGCACACCGGCGCGCACAAGATCAACAATGCTCTGGGCCAGGGGCTGCTGGCAAAGCGCATGGGCAAGCAGCGCATTATTGCCGAGACCGGAGCCGGGCAGCATGGCGTAGCGACGGCGACGGTGTGCGCTCTGCTGGGCATGGAGTGCGTCGTCTACATGGGCGAGGAGGACATGCGGCGGCAGGAGCTGAACGTCTACCGCATGAGGCTGCTCGGCGCGGAGGTACGCGGCGTCTCGGCGGGTTCGGCGACGCTGAAGGACGCGATCTCTGAAGCCATGCGCGACTGGGTGACCAACGTTCGTACGACGTTCTACATCCTTGGCTCGGCGCTCGGCGCGCATCCCTACCCGACGATGGTGCGGGACTTCCACCGCGTGATCGGCATCGAGGCCAAGCGGCAGATCATGGAGCAGGAGGGCAAGCTGCCGACGGCGATTGTTGCTTGCGTGGGTGGCGGGTCGAACGCGATCGGCGCGTTCTACGAGTTTCTGAGCGACGCGAATGTGCAGTTGATCGGCGTGGAGGCCGGTGGGCGCGGGACGGCGATTGGAGAACATGCGGCGCGGTTTGCGAAGATCGGTGGCGGCGTTCCCGGAGTGCTGCAGGGTACGTACAGCTACGTGCTGCAGGACGATGCGGGGCAGATCGCGCTGACGCACTCGGTGAGTGCGGGCCTCGACTACGCAAGCGTGGGGCCGGAGCACGCGATGTTGCATGATTCGGGTCGCGCGACGTATACATCAGCGACGGACGACGAGGCATTGAAGGCCGTGGTGACGCTGGCGCGGACGGAGGGCATTCTTCCGGCGCTTGAGAGCGCGCACGCGGTGGCCGAGGCGATCAAGCTGGCTCCGACGATGAAGAAGGATGATGTGCTGATGGTGAATCTGTCAGGGCGCGGGGATAAGGACATGGGGATCTTGTCGAAAGAGCTGGATGTGAGAGGAGCGGGTTCATGA
- a CDS encoding multicopper oxidase family protein: MAGAALLAGDARALAAPDHSLTIGPCSLEVSRRRFIRTTAYNGQSPGPLLRLLEGMPVTINVTNRTAASEIVHWHGLFLPPEVDGAAEEGTPPIAPGASATYTFTPEPAGLRWYHTHTMAGSDMRRGLYSGQFGVLWVEPRVNPARYDEEFFLTLHDWDGTMVGSDDGSMGPVYNISTINGRVLGFGEPLRVKQGQRVMLHVVNTSATEPHWLSLAGHRFRVIALDGNAVPSPRTVTMLHLSPAERVSAEVVMDNPGVWVLGEVRRHVQAAGMGVVVEYAGSGGKPVWQQPQMLEWDYLQFGAERSAEASAEVNVTTIPLVFESKFAGHGAMDRWMINGKSYPDTETVGLKQGQRYRLIFRNRSMDDHPVHLHRNTFELRKINGRETRGILKDTVLVSAGKEVEVEFTAERAGLSLFHCHQQDHMDMGFMMLFRCI, from the coding sequence ATGGCTGGGGCGGCGCTGCTGGCTGGAGACGCTCGCGCACTGGCTGCGCCTGACCACTCGCTCACAATCGGGCCGTGCTCTCTTGAGGTTTCGCGGCGGCGGTTCATCAGGACGACGGCCTACAATGGCCAGTCTCCCGGACCATTGCTGCGTCTGCTAGAAGGCATGCCCGTCACAATCAACGTCACGAACCGCACTGCGGCGAGCGAGATCGTCCACTGGCACGGGCTGTTTCTTCCTCCGGAGGTGGACGGTGCGGCGGAGGAGGGGACGCCGCCGATCGCGCCGGGGGCAAGCGCGACCTATACCTTTACTCCGGAGCCTGCGGGGCTGCGCTGGTATCACACGCACACGATGGCGGGAAGTGACATGCGGCGCGGGCTCTACAGCGGGCAGTTCGGCGTGCTGTGGGTTGAGCCGCGCGTGAACCCGGCGCGCTATGACGAGGAGTTCTTTCTCACGCTGCACGACTGGGACGGCACGATGGTGGGTAGCGACGACGGGTCGATGGGCCCGGTCTACAACATCTCGACGATCAATGGCCGCGTGCTGGGGTTCGGCGAACCGCTGCGCGTGAAACAGGGCCAGCGCGTGATGCTGCATGTGGTGAATACGAGCGCCACGGAGCCGCACTGGCTGTCGCTGGCGGGGCACAGGTTCCGCGTCATCGCACTGGATGGCAATGCGGTGCCGTCGCCGCGGACCGTGACGATGCTGCATCTCTCGCCGGCCGAGCGCGTGTCTGCCGAGGTGGTGATGGACAACCCCGGCGTGTGGGTGCTGGGCGAGGTGCGCAGGCACGTGCAGGCTGCGGGCATGGGCGTTGTGGTGGAGTATGCGGGCAGCGGCGGCAAACCGGTATGGCAGCAGCCGCAAATGCTTGAGTGGGACTATCTGCAGTTCGGCGCGGAGCGGTCTGCCGAGGCTTCAGCGGAGGTTAATGTCACTACGATTCCATTGGTCTTTGAATCGAAGTTTGCAGGGCATGGAGCGATGGATCGCTGGATGATTAATGGCAAGTCGTATCCTGACACGGAGACAGTGGGGCTAAAGCAGGGACAGCGCTACCGGCTGATCTTCAGGAACAGGAGCATGGACGACCACCCGGTCCATCTGCACCGGAACACGTTTGAGCTGCGCAAAATCAATGGCCGCGAGACGCGCGGGATTCTGAAGGACACGGTGCTGGTGAGCGCGGGCAAGGAGGTGGAAGTGGAGTTCACGGCGGAACGCGCCGGGCTGTCGCTGTTTCACTGCCATCAGCAGGACCACATGGACATGGGGTTCATGATGTTGTTCCGGTGCATCTGA
- a CDS encoding ABC transporter permease, translating into MILDEALRRIRMLFQGRKFQHDLDEEMRTHKELREQEYVDRGLSRDAAHTAASRSFGNTASIRETSFRAWGWSWLEGLLQDVRYGVRSMFRSPALTIVALLSLALGIGANTAIFSFLDAVMLRSLPVKNPSQLVLFFGDELEYGVTDRYGSATLYSYPFFRQMQQKNAVFSDVAAMFSFWQNVHGTVEGRDAMEEMKVQLVSGTYFPMLGVQAPIGRTLTDEDDNSEGDHPVVVVSYAWWKRALASDPAVLNRKIKLGKTMFNIIGVAPPEFFGTKVGDAPDIWVPMSMMRSIPPEMKGYKDDFYQAMLIMGRLKPGVSPAQATANVNVLYQQIIRGFSDADLSQRNVAHLDKAHVTLLPMATGFSQLRRQFSEPLHLLMGITALVLLIACANIANLLLARSTARARELAVRQALGARRIRIVRQLLTESLLLAFIGGLLGVGLAVFADRLLLRMISGGADVIPLDVSLNTRLLLFTFTVTVATAVLFGIIPALRATRVELTDALKDGRGSSNGTARSPLGKALIVTQVAISLVLMVGAMLFVRTLVNLNKVDMGFDRENVLRLDIDSTVTGIKSDDPRMISMFQQIEQRIDALPGVKSASFASFFFNEGSWNTRIRVQGTTPDENVNVKHNVIGNGYFSTMQIPLLAGRTFGPQDTSTSQHVAIISESMAKNLFPARINPIGHHYYTGFDPKPENDVEVIGIVKDVKFGSLDEDQQYVDYLPNPQHPWGYGRLAVRYDGNFAAISNEVQRAIHGIDRTLPISHVSTLDDQVARSITNQRLVAQLSAFFGLLAVFLSCIGIYGLMSYMVGRRTNEIGIRIAIGASRANVRWLVMREIILLVAVGIAIGVPVTLLGSRVVTNMLFGLKGTDAVSLVASVVGLLLVAVLAGYLPARRAARVDPVIALRYE; encoded by the coding sequence ATGATCCTCGACGAAGCCCTTCGCCGCATACGAATGCTCTTCCAGGGCAGGAAGTTCCAGCACGATCTCGACGAAGAGATGCGCACGCACAAGGAGCTGCGCGAGCAGGAGTACGTGGACCGCGGTCTCTCACGCGACGCCGCGCACACTGCCGCCTCGCGCAGCTTCGGCAACACGGCCTCCATCCGGGAGACGAGCTTTCGTGCCTGGGGCTGGAGCTGGCTTGAAGGGCTGCTGCAGGACGTGCGTTACGGCGTGCGCTCGATGTTCCGCAGCCCGGCGCTGACCATTGTCGCGCTGCTCTCGCTGGCGCTGGGCATCGGTGCAAACACAGCCATCTTCAGCTTTCTCGACGCCGTCATGCTTCGCTCGCTTCCGGTCAAAAATCCCTCACAGCTTGTCCTTTTCTTCGGCGACGAGCTCGAATACGGCGTGACAGACAGGTACGGCTCGGCCACGCTGTACTCCTATCCGTTCTTCCGCCAGATGCAACAGAAGAACGCTGTCTTTTCAGATGTTGCCGCAATGTTCAGCTTCTGGCAGAACGTTCACGGAACCGTGGAAGGCCGGGATGCGATGGAGGAGATGAAAGTTCAGCTCGTCTCAGGTACGTACTTTCCGATGCTTGGCGTTCAAGCGCCCATTGGCAGAACACTGACAGATGAAGATGACAACTCCGAGGGTGACCACCCTGTCGTCGTCGTTAGCTATGCATGGTGGAAGCGTGCTCTCGCGAGTGATCCTGCTGTCCTCAACAGAAAAATCAAGCTCGGCAAAACAATGTTTAACATCATCGGCGTTGCCCCGCCGGAGTTCTTCGGAACCAAAGTCGGTGACGCACCCGATATCTGGGTGCCGATGTCGATGATGAGGTCCATACCACCTGAGATGAAGGGTTATAAAGACGACTTCTATCAAGCCATGTTGATCATGGGCCGCCTGAAGCCCGGCGTCTCACCCGCGCAGGCGACAGCAAACGTCAACGTGCTGTATCAGCAGATCATTCGCGGCTTCTCCGATGCGGACCTGAGTCAGAGGAATGTCGCCCACCTCGACAAAGCTCACGTAACTCTGCTGCCCATGGCGACCGGCTTTTCACAACTGCGCCGCCAGTTCTCGGAGCCGCTGCACCTCCTGATGGGAATCACGGCACTGGTGCTGCTGATCGCCTGCGCCAACATTGCGAACCTGCTGCTTGCACGCTCCACCGCGCGGGCGCGTGAGCTTGCGGTGCGGCAGGCGCTCGGCGCTCGGCGCATCCGCATCGTGCGGCAGTTGCTTACGGAGAGCCTTCTGCTCGCCTTTATTGGCGGACTGCTCGGCGTGGGCCTTGCCGTCTTTGCCGACCGGCTGCTGCTGCGCATGATCTCCGGCGGAGCGGATGTGATTCCGCTCGACGTCTCCCTTAATACACGGCTGCTGCTCTTCACCTTTACGGTCACAGTAGCCACGGCGGTCCTCTTCGGCATCATTCCGGCCCTGCGCGCCACGCGCGTTGAGCTGACCGATGCGCTCAAGGACGGGCGCGGCTCATCGAACGGCACCGCAAGAAGCCCGCTCGGCAAAGCACTGATTGTGACCCAGGTCGCCATCTCGCTCGTACTGATGGTGGGTGCGATGTTGTTCGTCCGCACCCTTGTAAACCTCAACAAGGTCGATATGGGGTTCGATCGCGAGAACGTCCTTCGCCTCGACATCGACTCCACCGTTACCGGCATCAAGTCCGACGATCCGCGAATGATCTCCATGTTCCAACAGATCGAGCAGCGCATCGACGCGCTGCCCGGGGTGAAGAGCGCGAGCTTCGCTTCGTTCTTCTTCAACGAGGGAAGCTGGAACACCCGCATCCGAGTGCAAGGCACGACGCCCGACGAGAACGTCAACGTCAAACATAACGTCATCGGCAACGGCTACTTCTCCACCATGCAGATTCCTCTGCTTGCCGGACGCACCTTTGGCCCGCAGGATACTTCCACCTCACAGCACGTCGCCATCATCAGCGAGAGTATGGCGAAGAACCTCTTCCCTGCCAGAATCAATCCGATCGGGCATCACTACTACACAGGCTTCGATCCGAAACCGGAGAACGACGTCGAGGTGATCGGCATCGTGAAAGACGTCAAGTTCGGAAGCCTCGACGAAGACCAGCAGTACGTCGACTACCTCCCCAACCCGCAACATCCTTGGGGCTATGGCAGACTGGCTGTGCGTTACGACGGCAACTTCGCCGCAATCTCGAATGAGGTGCAGCGTGCGATCCACGGCATCGATCGCACACTGCCTATCAGCCACGTATCGACGCTCGACGACCAGGTGGCCCGCTCCATCACCAACCAGCGCCTCGTCGCGCAGCTCTCCGCCTTCTTCGGACTTCTCGCTGTCTTCCTCTCCTGCATTGGAATCTATGGCCTGATGTCGTACATGGTGGGCAGGCGCACCAACGAGATCGGCATCCGCATCGCTATCGGGGCATCGCGCGCGAACGTTCGCTGGCTCGTCATGCGCGAGATCATTCTCCTCGTCGCCGTCGGTATTGCCATTGGAGTTCCCGTCACGCTCCTCGGAAGCCGCGTCGTGACGAACATGCTCTTTGGGTTGAAAGGAACAGATGCCGTGAGTCTTGTCGCATCCGTCGTAGGATTGCTCCTGGTCGCCGTGCTGGCCGGATATCTACCCGCTCGCCGGGCAGCACGCGTCGACCCGGTGATCGCCCTCCGCTATGAGTAA
- a CDS encoding PadR family transcriptional regulator — protein MKRDEIPPGTLYLLILKTLSLHGSLHGYEMANSIQQSSDDVLQVEEGSLYPALQRMLIKGWVTAEWGVTLGNRRARYYRLTAEGRKQLARELSQFQRVFGAINRVIQTA, from the coding sequence ATGAAGCGCGACGAGATTCCACCGGGAACACTCTACCTGCTGATCCTCAAGACGCTCTCGCTGCACGGCTCACTGCACGGCTACGAGATGGCGAACTCCATTCAGCAAAGCTCCGACGACGTGCTCCAGGTGGAAGAGGGCTCGCTCTACCCCGCACTGCAACGCATGTTGATCAAAGGCTGGGTCACGGCCGAGTGGGGAGTCACCTTGGGCAATCGCCGCGCGCGCTACTACCGGCTCACCGCCGAGGGCCGCAAGCAACTGGCGCGCGAGCTCTCGCAGTTCCAGCGCGTCTTCGGTGCCATCAACCGTGTCATCCAGACCGCCTGA
- a CDS encoding leucine-rich repeat domain-containing protein — translation MNADGAVLNLWKKNLGSVPYEVWEQTGTTTLILADNGLTEISEKLGHLDHLRTLDLGHNQLTAIPESIGDLQALSDFLYLHDNRLTTLPTSISHLRKLRYLNISENLFQKLPAAVCSLSGLIELRLTDNRITELPACIAQLSQLRELHFRNNQLTTLPDAIGEMKELRQLDLRGNPLESLPDCIAELPRLEKLDLRWVNTLRSINWLETLEQRGCCVYR, via the coding sequence ATGAACGCCGACGGTGCGGTTCTCAATCTATGGAAGAAGAACCTCGGCAGCGTTCCGTACGAGGTATGGGAACAGACTGGCACAACGACTCTCATTCTTGCCGATAACGGTCTAACCGAGATATCGGAGAAGCTCGGCCATTTGGACCACCTGCGCACGCTCGATCTTGGGCATAATCAGCTCACTGCAATTCCAGAGAGTATCGGGGACCTTCAAGCGCTTAGCGATTTTCTCTATCTGCACGACAACCGATTGACGACGCTGCCAACTTCCATCTCCCATCTGAGGAAACTGCGCTATCTGAATATCAGCGAGAATCTCTTTCAGAAACTTCCGGCGGCGGTTTGCAGCTTGTCCGGTCTTATTGAACTTCGTCTCACAGACAATCGGATCACAGAGCTTCCCGCCTGTATCGCACAACTATCGCAACTACGCGAGCTTCATTTTCGCAATAACCAGTTGACGACTCTGCCCGATGCAATCGGAGAGATGAAGGAGCTGCGACAGCTTGATCTGCGAGGAAACCCTCTGGAGTCTTTACCTGACTGCATCGCCGAGCTTCCGAGACTCGAAAAACTGGATCTCCGCTGGGTGAATACACTTCGATCTATAAATTGGCTGGAAACTTTGGAACAGCGCGGATGCTGCGTGTATCGATAA
- a CDS encoding LOG family protein, whose amino-acid sequence MDIPQQPEPLAEAPLAYENPKFLNSPDARILRIMAEYQEPLSRFRRERIQDTVVFFGSARFRALDVAAANFELLANTGSKERAAEQPATLEEVEHGKATGARLRLAGAAIEMASYYEDARILANKLATWAKSLPGPRHRFVVTSGGGPGIMEAANRGAYEAGAKTIGLNIKLPFEQQPNPYITPSLNFDFHYFFMRKYWFAYLAKALVIFPGGFGTLDEMFELLTLAQTHKLAKRITTIIYGTPYWKSVINLDVLAEKGAIAPGDLELFRFADTPEEAFDILKEDLTKNHLNSDYERALQERARAAAGAKDVPHEPAPTAQEILGPDIASTR is encoded by the coding sequence ATGGATATCCCGCAGCAGCCTGAACCACTCGCCGAAGCGCCACTCGCCTACGAGAACCCGAAGTTCCTCAACTCTCCCGACGCTCGCATTCTGCGCATCATGGCCGAATACCAGGAGCCGCTGTCGCGCTTCCGCCGCGAACGCATCCAGGACACCGTCGTCTTCTTCGGCTCGGCCCGCTTCCGCGCGCTCGACGTAGCAGCCGCCAACTTCGAGTTGCTGGCCAACACAGGCTCGAAGGAGCGCGCCGCCGAGCAGCCCGCCACGCTCGAAGAGGTCGAGCACGGCAAAGCTACGGGCGCACGCCTTCGCCTGGCGGGAGCGGCGATCGAGATGGCCTCCTACTATGAGGATGCGCGCATTCTCGCCAACAAGCTGGCAACCTGGGCCAAGTCGCTGCCCGGCCCGCGCCACCGCTTCGTCGTCACCTCTGGCGGCGGCCCCGGCATCATGGAGGCTGCCAACCGCGGCGCTTACGAGGCCGGCGCAAAGACCATCGGCCTCAACATCAAGCTGCCTTTCGAGCAGCAGCCGAACCCCTACATTACGCCGTCGCTCAACTTCGACTTCCACTACTTCTTCATGCGCAAGTACTGGTTCGCGTATCTCGCAAAGGCGCTGGTCATCTTCCCCGGAGGCTTCGGCACGCTCGACGAGATGTTCGAGCTGCTCACGCTGGCACAAACTCACAAGTTGGCCAAGAGGATCACAACGATCATCTACGGCACCCCGTACTGGAAGAGCGTGATCAATCTCGACGTTCTTGCTGAAAAGGGCGCGATCGCTCCAGGAGACCTGGAGCTCTTTCGATTCGCCGACACGCCGGAGGAGGCCTTCGACATTCTGAAAGAGGACCTCACGAAGAACCACCTTAACTCCGACTACGAGCGCGCTCTGCAGGAACGCGCCCGCGCAGCGGCTGGAGCCAAGGATGTTCCCCATGAGCCTGCGCCGACGGCACAGGAGATTCTCGGCCCGGATATCGCGTCGACACGATGA
- a CDS encoding ABC-F family ATP-binding cassette domain-containing protein, with amino-acid sequence MLQLIQAGKRFGQKLLFEDVNWLITPNERTGLVGGNGTGKSTLLKVIGGIESLDYGEITRVKGTTIGYLPQDGLAMRGKTVFEECLSVFEHLHALEAESLELTHTLSEKDPKSKEYIAAADRYSEIADQLHVHDIYTLDAQVGAVLGGLGFSKEDWERKTEEFSGGWQMRIALAKLLLQKPSLLLLDEPTNHLDIESRNWLEEYLHDYPNAFILISHDRYFLDVTVNKIVEVWNKRMQVYHGNYEKYVTQKDERRATLMAAYKNQRDRIDALEAFINRFRYQATKAKQVQSRIKELEKIERIEVPEEEATIHFTIPQPPASGRTVIEVNNLTKIYPTPAGGEKTILDNVSFTIERGDRIALVGANGAGKSTLIRMLSEQEAPTGGNIKLGHNALVDFFAQDQYKVLNPANEMLDDIAAAAPKVPVVELRSLLGCFMFSGDDVFKKLGVLSGGERNRYAMAKMLVSPSNMLLLDEPTNHLDLRAKDVLLDAIRNFTGTVLFVSHDRYFIDGLATRVFEVEDKRVHIYPGNYEDYLWRKQGGPEKVKESLSADLKPTPSAPTTVSSRPEAQSAAAEGPASLPPSSAPATPVKKLNPIKLKQMEDRLRFAEEEIPRLEGEIAAAEERLGNFVSAEQSQKDAAKLDRLRSEKATITAEWEELAMALEEQQA; translated from the coding sequence ATGCTGCAACTCATCCAGGCCGGCAAACGCTTCGGCCAAAAGCTCCTCTTTGAAGATGTGAACTGGCTGATTACCCCCAACGAGCGCACCGGGCTCGTCGGCGGCAACGGCACCGGCAAGTCGACGCTGCTCAAGGTCATCGGCGGCATCGAGTCGCTCGACTACGGCGAGATCACGCGCGTCAAAGGCACCACCATCGGCTACCTGCCGCAGGACGGCCTCGCCATGCGCGGCAAGACCGTCTTCGAGGAGTGCCTGTCGGTCTTCGAGCACCTGCACGCGCTCGAGGCCGAGTCCCTGGAGCTGACGCACACGCTTTCAGAAAAAGACCCGAAGTCGAAGGAGTACATCGCGGCCGCCGATCGCTACTCCGAGATCGCCGACCAGCTCCACGTGCACGACATCTACACGCTCGACGCGCAGGTGGGCGCGGTGCTCGGCGGCCTCGGCTTCTCGAAGGAAGACTGGGAGCGCAAGACGGAAGAGTTTTCCGGCGGCTGGCAGATGCGCATCGCGCTCGCGAAACTTCTTCTTCAGAAGCCCTCGCTGCTCCTGCTCGACGAGCCGACGAACCACCTCGATATCGAGAGCCGCAACTGGCTCGAGGAGTATCTGCACGACTATCCCAACGCCTTCATCCTCATCTCGCACGACCGCTACTTCCTCGATGTGACGGTGAACAAGATCGTCGAGGTATGGAACAAGCGGATGCAGGTCTACCACGGCAACTACGAGAAGTATGTGACGCAGAAGGACGAGCGCCGCGCCACGCTGATGGCGGCGTACAAGAATCAGCGTGATCGCATCGACGCGCTCGAGGCCTTCATCAACCGCTTCCGCTACCAGGCGACGAAGGCGAAGCAGGTGCAGTCGCGCATCAAAGAGCTGGAAAAGATCGAGCGCATCGAGGTGCCGGAGGAAGAGGCGACGATCCACTTCACCATCCCGCAGCCTCCCGCTTCGGGCCGCACCGTCATCGAGGTCAATAACCTCACCAAGATTTACCCCACGCCCGCCGGCGGAGAGAAGACCATCCTCGACAACGTCAGCTTCACCATCGAGCGCGGCGACCGCATCGCCCTGGTCGGCGCAAACGGCGCGGGTAAATCGACGCTCATCCGCATGTTGAGCGAGCAGGAAGCTCCGACCGGCGGCAACATCAAGCTGGGTCACAACGCGCTTGTCGACTTTTTCGCGCAGGACCAGTACAAGGTGCTGAACCCGGCCAACGAGATGCTCGACGACATCGCCGCCGCCGCTCCGAAGGTGCCCGTCGTCGAGCTGCGCTCGCTCCTCGGCTGCTTCATGTTCTCCGGCGACGACGTCTTCAAGAAGCTCGGCGTGCTCTCGGGCGGCGAACGCAACCGCTATGCGATGGCGAAGATGCTGGTGTCTCCGTCCAACATGCTTCTGCTCGACGAGCCGACGAACCACCTCGACCTGCGCGCGAAGGACGTTCTGCTCGACGCGATCCGCAACTTCACCGGCACGGTGCTCTTCGTCTCGCACGACCGCTACTTCATCGACGGCCTCGCCACGCGCGTCTTCGAGGTCGAGGACAAGCGCGTCCACATCTACCCCGGCAACTATGAAGATTATTTATGGCGCAAGCAGGGCGGCCCGGAGAAGGTGAAGGAGTCGCTAAGCGCCGACCTCAAGCCCACACCATCTGCCCCAACTACTGTGTCATCCCGACCGGAGGCGCAAAGCGCCGCAGCGGAGGGACCTGCTTCACTACCGCCGTCGTCCGCTCCGGCAACTCCCGTGAAGAAGCTGAATCCCATCAAGCTGAAGCAGATGGAGGACCGCCTGAGGTTCGCGGAAGAGGAGATCCCGCGGCTCGAAGGCGAGATCGCCGCCGCCGAAGAACGCCTCGGCAACTTCGTCTCTGCAGAGCAGTCACAGAAGGACGCCGCCAAACTCGACCGCCTGCGCAGCGAGAAGGCCACGATTACCGCCGAGTGGGAAGAGTTGGCGATGGCTCTTGAGGAGCAGCAGGCATAG
- a CDS encoding 3-deoxy-7-phosphoheptulonate synthase: MFHTTNNLRIKSSKVVLPPVFLLEEEMPITEASSSTVFETRRQIGNILEGTDDRLVVVVGPCSIHDVDAAREYATRLKKAGAALANELLIVMRVYFEKPRTTLGWKGLINDPYFDESFRINDGLRIARHLLLDLANMGVPAGTEFLDMISPQYIADLVSWGAIGARTTESQVHRQLVSGLSCPVGFKNGTSGNIQIAIEAIVSANHPHTFLGTSETGQSAILFTAGNPECHIILRGGRQVTNFDAASVETTATQMVKAGIKPRIMIDCSHANSSKDFRKQAAVCRNVQEQIAAGDSRIMGMMIESNLVEGAQSLVNGKATNYGQSITDACIGWDETESLLGELAESVAKRRLLREKARS, translated from the coding sequence ATGTTTCACACAACGAACAATCTCAGAATCAAGTCCTCCAAAGTCGTCCTTCCGCCGGTCTTTCTCCTTGAAGAGGAGATGCCCATTACGGAGGCGAGCTCCAGCACCGTCTTTGAGACGCGCCGCCAGATCGGCAATATCCTCGAAGGCACGGACGACCGCCTCGTCGTGGTCGTCGGTCCCTGCTCCATTCACGACGTCGATGCCGCGCGAGAGTATGCCACGCGGCTGAAGAAGGCCGGCGCCGCGCTCGCCAACGAGCTGCTGATCGTGATGCGCGTCTACTTCGAGAAGCCGCGCACGACGCTGGGCTGGAAGGGACTCATCAACGACCCGTACTTCGACGAGTCGTTCCGCATCAACGATGGCCTGCGCATCGCGCGTCATCTGCTGCTCGACCTCGCGAACATGGGAGTGCCCGCGGGCACGGAGTTCCTGGACATGATCTCGCCGCAGTACATCGCCGACCTGGTGAGCTGGGGCGCGATCGGCGCGCGCACGACAGAGAGCCAGGTGCATCGCCAACTGGTCTCGGGCCTGTCGTGCCCGGTGGGGTTCAAGAATGGCACCTCGGGAAATATCCAGATCGCGATCGAGGCCATCGTCTCGGCCAATCACCCGCATACCTTCCTGGGAACCTCGGAGACGGGGCAGTCGGCGATCCTGTTTACGGCTGGCAATCCGGAGTGCCACATCATCCTGCGCGGCGGCCGCCAGGTGACGAACTTCGACGCGGCATCGGTTGAAACCACCGCGACGCAGATGGTGAAGGCCGGGATCAAACCGCGCATCATGATCGATTGCAGCCACGCCAACAGCAGCAAGGACTTCCGCAAACAGGCCGCAGTGTGCCGCAACGTGCAGGAGCAGATCGCAGCAGGTGACAGCCGCATTATGGGCATGATGATCGAGAGCAACCTGGTCGAAGGCGCGCAGTCGCTGGTGAATGGCAAGGCAACCAATTACGGGCAGAGCATCACGGACGCCTGCATCGGCTGGGACGAGACGGAGTCGCTGCTGGGTGAGCTTGCTGAGTCGGTGGCGAAGCGCAGGCTGCTGCGCGAGAAGGCTCGCTCCTGA